Proteins encoded in a region of the Geoanaerobacter pelophilus genome:
- a CDS encoding secondary thiamine-phosphate synthase enzyme YjbQ — protein sequence MIRYIEIKSRARTEFIDITAQVQEVVKNAGIRNGICQLFVMHTTAGIMINEGADPAVQRDMIGFLNKLVPHDPYFTHAEGNSDAHIKSSLIGVAKSVFIENSKLLLGTWQAVYFCEFDGPRQRRVALKITADEG from the coding sequence ATGATCCGATACATTGAGATAAAAAGTCGGGCGCGCACCGAATTCATCGACATTACTGCTCAGGTGCAGGAAGTTGTTAAAAATGCCGGTATTCGTAACGGCATCTGCCAACTGTTCGTCATGCACACCACTGCAGGAATCATGATCAACGAAGGGGCGGATCCTGCAGTGCAGCGCGATATGATCGGCTTTCTTAATAAGCTTGTCCCCCACGATCCCTATTTTACCCACGCAGAGGGTAACTCTGACGCCCACATCAAGTCGTCACTTATCGGCGTTGCTAAAAGTGTCTTTATTGAAAACTCCAAGCTGTTGCTCGGCACATGGCAGGCGGTTTATTTTTGCGAATTTGATGGCCCCAGGCAGAGACGCGTCGCTTTAAAAATAACAGCGGATGAAGGTTAA
- the thyX gene encoding FAD-dependent thymidylate synthase, whose protein sequence is MDITLLQHTPDPEVTVALAARLCYSKVGINDLREKLSRADVTSFLDKIMSLGHQSVLEHVSFTFGIEGISRACSHQLVRHRVASYSQQSQRYVEFKGADFPRVIPASIAESEHRQAVFSRTMEAAAEAYRALVDDGVPAEDARFVLPNAAETKIIVTMNARELLHFFELRCCERAQWEIRAMAIEMLRLIKPLAPTIFRDAGPGCVAGTCPEGSFTCGKAGSVRTFFKEMQ, encoded by the coding sequence ATGGATATTACCCTTCTTCAGCACACCCCTGATCCCGAAGTCACTGTGGCACTGGCTGCCAGACTCTGCTATTCAAAAGTAGGGATAAACGACCTCAGGGAGAAGCTTTCCCGAGCCGATGTCACATCTTTTCTGGATAAAATAATGTCTCTTGGCCACCAATCGGTACTTGAGCATGTTTCTTTTACCTTTGGCATTGAAGGGATTTCTCGTGCCTGCTCCCATCAACTGGTTCGGCACCGAGTGGCGTCTTATTCCCAGCAATCGCAGCGGTATGTGGAATTCAAGGGGGCCGATTTCCCGCGGGTCATTCCTGCCTCCATCGCTGAAAGCGAACACCGGCAAGCCGTGTTCAGCCGCACAATGGAGGCTGCTGCCGAGGCATACCGCGCTCTTGTGGATGACGGTGTGCCTGCAGAGGATGCCCGGTTCGTGCTCCCCAATGCCGCAGAAACCAAGATTATCGTTACCATGAATGCCAGGGAACTGCTCCATTTCTTTGAGCTTCGCTGTTGTGAGCGGGCCCAGTGGGAGATTCGGGCAATGGCTATCGAGATGCTCAGGCTTATAAAACCATTGGCTCCAACCATATTCAGGGATGCCGGGCCGGGTTGTGTTGCCGGGACCTGTCCAGAGGGTTCATTTACCTGTGGCAAGGCTGGTTCGGTCAGAACCTTTTTCAAGGAGATGCAATAG
- a CDS encoding GSU0071 family protein, with amino-acid sequence MNTDTIDEAIDKYVSERMKKGKKTASERFLTYAYLKHGGDELAEFMKKVGGLSRYYINFLNVMENPFRGPEMAWLGAMIVVAIFGGYLASQEESRLLGILVVSGTLAHAWSLLCEVAKKWLDVGVMIAIYREILELAENEFKSAI; translated from the coding sequence ATGAATACCGACACTATTGACGAGGCCATTGACAAGTACGTCAGCGAACGCATGAAAAAAGGGAAAAAAACGGCAAGCGAGCGCTTTTTGACCTATGCTTATCTCAAGCATGGCGGGGATGAACTTGCAGAATTCATGAAGAAAGTGGGCGGGCTTTCCCGGTATTACATCAATTTTCTGAATGTAATGGAAAATCCTTTCCGGGGGCCGGAGATGGCTTGGCTTGGGGCCATGATTGTTGTGGCCATTTTCGGGGGGTACCTTGCGAGCCAGGAAGAATCACGACTGCTCGGCATCCTTGTTGTGTCAGGCACTCTTGCCCATGCTTGGTCTTTGCTCTGCGAGGTTGCAAAGAAGTGGCTTGATGTTGGCGTTATGATCGCAATCTATCGGGAAATTCTGGAACTCGCAGAAAATGAATTTAAATCTGCGATATAG
- a CDS encoding porin family protein, whose translation MRKMLALICMTAILAISTAQAEAQNIKGKVGVTARLGFLIPADSDYNDNKLETDAGFNFGGGFIYGIDKNWAAEIDITRTEFGSNRVSGANTGDFEVTNISLGGQYRFEINHPTLTPYVGAGLDILLSDYSHPQDSVSVDTTVGVHASGGIDYFLTRNIALNAEGKVVVAPETDINGPSGRKGNFDPSSFSGMFGVRFFFN comes from the coding sequence ATGCGTAAAATGTTGGCACTGATCTGCATGACCGCGATTCTGGCAATTTCAACAGCTCAGGCGGAAGCCCAGAATATTAAAGGCAAAGTCGGAGTTACCGCGAGGTTGGGTTTCCTGATCCCGGCTGATAGCGATTATAATGATAATAAGCTTGAGACAGATGCCGGATTTAACTTTGGTGGCGGCTTTATTTACGGGATAGATAAAAACTGGGCGGCTGAGATTGATATCACTCGAACTGAATTTGGTTCCAACAGGGTTTCCGGCGCAAATACCGGGGATTTTGAAGTTACCAATATTTCCTTAGGTGGGCAATACCGGTTTGAAATTAATCATCCTACCTTGACACCTTACGTTGGAGCGGGTCTTGATATTCTCCTGAGTGACTACAGCCATCCGCAAGATTCCGTTTCTGTTGACACGACAGTAGGTGTTCATGCAAGCGGCGGGATCGATTATTTCCTGACCCGCAATATTGCGTTGAATGCAGAGGGTAAGGTTGTTGTTGCCCCTGAAACCGATATTAACGGTCCATCGGGAAGAAAAGGCAATTTTGATCCGTCAAGTTTTTCAGGGATGTTTGGCGTCAGATTCTTCTTCAACTAA
- a CDS encoding Ig domain-containing protein — MKGVYRQVTVIGMLLALVLPGLCVAADPLTIDTAPLLAIGTVDLPYTEQLLSASGGTSPYSWKASGILPPGLTVSSAGVVSGTPTSGGNYNFLVKVTDALSATASKQMFLNISSGRVVLPETMPSRYGNCTNCHAQPTPGAPVTTISSFPPSPSNSTEAAFTFESRPATYTVKTECSMDGELFVTCTSPITYYSLSDGSHTFMVRSIGDAGEIESPPASYSWGIYTVPLAIATDSLPNAMIGAPYGQALSATGSTPPFTWYIPPGYLPAGLSLDPATGVISGTPSSTPGHYEFVAQVTDPFNTTVMKQLSIQIVAQPLIITTESLPSGFQGAAYNQTLTASGGMMPYNWTVQSGSLPAGLSLAQSTGVISGTPSVSGSFSSTFRVTDAVNALATKSLTIVIAPLVKVPPDATYSSLQEAFNNVPNNGTIQAMATTFIENVVLNRLVAITLKGGYEPTYTSNGGVTVLQGTLTVQRGSLSIENVAIR, encoded by the coding sequence ATGAAGGGTGTTTACCGGCAGGTCACAGTAATCGGAATGCTTCTTGCGCTGGTGCTGCCGGGCCTTTGCGTGGCCGCCGACCCGCTCACCATTGATACTGCGCCGTTGTTGGCTATTGGTACGGTTGATCTACCCTATACCGAGCAATTACTCTCTGCATCTGGGGGGACCTCCCCATATTCATGGAAGGCTTCGGGGATTCTGCCTCCAGGCCTTACTGTATCCTCCGCCGGAGTTGTTTCCGGTACCCCGACATCAGGGGGAAACTATAATTTCCTGGTCAAGGTTACCGATGCCCTATCGGCAACTGCCAGCAAGCAGATGTTTCTGAATATTTCTTCTGGCCGAGTGGTTTTGCCAGAGACCATGCCGTCAAGATACGGAAACTGTACAAATTGCCATGCGCAGCCCACACCAGGGGCGCCGGTTACCACGATCAGTTCCTTTCCGCCATCTCCGAGCAATAGTACCGAAGCTGCGTTCACATTCGAATCTCGCCCGGCTACATACACAGTTAAAACCGAATGCAGTATGGACGGGGAACTGTTTGTCACCTGCACCAGCCCCATTACTTATTATTCTCTGAGTGATGGTTCCCACACCTTCATGGTCAGGTCTATCGGAGATGCAGGGGAGATAGAGTCGCCCCCAGCGAGCTACAGCTGGGGTATCTATACTGTTCCTCTGGCGATTGCCACGGACTCACTGCCAAATGCCATGATTGGCGCCCCTTATGGGCAAGCCCTGAGCGCGACGGGGAGTACGCCACCGTTCACTTGGTACATCCCACCAGGCTATCTACCTGCAGGCCTGAGTCTGGACCCGGCCACCGGGGTCATTTCTGGTACGCCGTCATCTACTCCAGGGCACTATGAGTTCGTTGCCCAGGTTACTGATCCATTCAACACAACAGTGATGAAACAGCTCAGTATCCAGATAGTTGCTCAGCCATTAATAATAACGACCGAATCTTTGCCGTCAGGATTCCAGGGCGCCGCTTATAATCAGACACTGACTGCAAGTGGCGGTATGATGCCTTACAATTGGACTGTCCAATCGGGGAGCCTCCCTGCAGGCCTTTCATTGGCACAAAGCACCGGGGTTATTTCCGGTACTCCGAGCGTTTCAGGTTCCTTCTCATCTACCTTCAGAGTAACTGATGCGGTGAATGCACTTGCAACAAAAAGCCTGACAATCGTGATTGCCCCGCTTGTCAAGGTTCCTCCTGATGCCACCTATTCGTCATTACAGGAAGCGTTTAACAATGTGCCGAACAACGGTACAATTCAGGCGATGGCGACAACTTTTATTGAGAATGTCGTATTGAACAGGCTGGTAGCGATAACCCTCAAAGGGGGTTATGAGCCTACCTATACCAGCAATGGCGGTGTTACCGTACTGCAAGGAACTTTAACCGTCCAAAGAGGTAGTCTGTCCATAGAGAATGTTGCAATTCGCTGA
- the elbB gene encoding isoprenoid biosynthesis glyoxalase ElbB: MKKRIGVVLSGCGVFDGSEIHEAVCTLLAINRNGAESICMAPDMELSEVNHLTGNETGAKRNVLVESARIARGKIKNIAEVKAADLDAVIFPGGFGAAKNLCTFAFKGPEATIQADVARLLKEMVAAKKPIGAICIAPALIAATLGKEYAPKVTIGNDSGTASAINQTGSSHVDCPVTEFVVDRENKIVSTPAYMLASNIAEAADGIEKAVKAVIDLI, from the coding sequence ATGAAGAAGAGAATCGGAGTCGTCCTGTCGGGATGCGGTGTGTTTGACGGCAGCGAGATTCACGAAGCTGTCTGCACTCTTCTGGCAATCAACCGGAATGGTGCTGAGTCAATCTGCATGGCACCTGACATGGAACTGTCGGAGGTCAACCACCTGACAGGAAATGAAACCGGTGCCAAACGGAATGTGCTGGTTGAATCGGCCAGGATCGCCCGGGGGAAGATCAAAAACATCGCTGAGGTCAAGGCTGCAGATTTGGACGCGGTGATTTTTCCGGGAGGATTCGGGGCGGCGAAGAATCTCTGCACATTTGCCTTTAAGGGGCCGGAAGCAACTATTCAAGCGGATGTTGCCAGGTTATTGAAAGAGATGGTTGCAGCAAAAAAGCCGATAGGGGCGATCTGTATAGCCCCAGCGCTGATTGCCGCAACTCTCGGCAAGGAATATGCCCCGAAAGTGACTATTGGCAACGATAGCGGGACTGCCAGCGCAATTAATCAGACAGGCAGTAGTCATGTCGATTGCCCGGTGACCGAGTTTGTTGTTGACCGGGAAAACAAGATCGTATCAACACCGGCATACATGCTTGCCAGTAATATTGCTGAGGCGGCTGACGGCATTGAAAAGGCAGTAAAGGCGGTAATTGATCTTATTTAA
- a CDS encoding PilZ domain-containing protein has protein sequence MAEKRYIKRHRRRFALRFGEQEATRLGFTEDISPEGMFIKTTNIYPPGMLIKVTLTLPDEKSISVMGKVMWAKRVPPQMARLVKKAGFGIKIEKFIDGEELYRQVCEKSLTPA, from the coding sequence ATGGCTGAAAAACGTTACATCAAGAGGCATCGGCGCAGGTTTGCACTTCGATTCGGGGAACAAGAGGCAACAAGGCTTGGTTTCACTGAGGATATAAGTCCTGAAGGAATGTTTATCAAGACAACAAATATCTACCCTCCTGGGATGCTGATCAAAGTAACCCTGACTCTTCCCGATGAAAAATCCATCTCAGTCATGGGAAAGGTCATGTGGGCCAAAAGAGTACCGCCCCAAATGGCAAGGCTGGTAAAAAAAGCGGGGTTCGGCATCAAAATAGAAAAATTCATTGATGGAGAAGAGTTATACCGCCAGGTTTGTGAAAAAAGCCTCACCCCGGCATGA
- the rpmE gene encoding 50S ribosomal protein L31 has protein sequence MKEGIHPKYTEVTVKCLCGNSFQTRSTKPEISTEICSACHPFFTGKQKLIDTAGRVERFKKRYGM, from the coding sequence ATGAAAGAAGGAATTCATCCCAAGTACACTGAAGTGACTGTAAAATGCCTGTGTGGCAACAGCTTTCAGACCCGTTCGACAAAACCTGAAATTTCTACGGAGATTTGCTCTGCCTGCCATCCGTTCTTTACGGGCAAACAGAAACTGATCGACACTGCCGGTCGCGTGGAGAGATTTAAGAAGCGTTACGGCATGTAA
- a CDS encoding hydrogenase small subunit, which translates to MHEDNRGEADLDFAPPRKGISRRDFLKYCGLVAAALGLDATFIPRIAQAWGGTRPPIIWLQFAECTGCTESFLRSTNPFLDDIIFGAASLEYHETLMAPSGQNATQNLLNAAANYRGQFICICEGAIPTADNGVYGMIGGKTMLQIAKDICPKAKAVISFGACASFGGVAAANGNLTGARGVHKALGGYPTINIPGCPPNPITLVATLTTYLLNGSFPPLDGYGRPLFAYGTTNHENCERKLSCSAKCLYYYGCRGRTTYNNCSLVKFNNIVNTPGSPDGCWPVQVNAPCYGCSEPRFWDRSNFFLYNGHYINACEPVGP; encoded by the coding sequence ATATTGCGGCTTAGTAGCAGCTGCTCTCGGGCTTGATGCAACCTTCATCCCCCGGATTGCCCAAGCCTGGGGTGGTACTCGTCCTCCTATAATTTGGCTCCAGTTTGCAGAGTGTACTGGATGTACCGAATCTTTCCTCCGTTCGACCAACCCTTTTCTTGATGACATTATTTTTGGAGCCGCTTCACTGGAATACCATGAAACCCTCATGGCGCCTTCAGGTCAGAACGCCACCCAAAACCTGCTGAATGCAGCTGCAAATTACCGGGGACAATTCATCTGCATCTGCGAAGGAGCCATTCCTACGGCAGACAATGGTGTCTATGGCATGATCGGCGGCAAGACCATGCTTCAGATAGCCAAGGACATCTGCCCAAAAGCCAAAGCAGTTATCAGCTTCGGCGCCTGTGCGTCTTTCGGCGGTGTTGCGGCAGCAAACGGCAATCTCACCGGTGCAAGGGGGGTCCATAAGGCGCTCGGAGGGTATCCTACAATCAACATCCCCGGTTGCCCGCCCAATCCGATCACACTCGTCGCGACTCTCACCACTTACTTGCTTAACGGCTCTTTCCCTCCGCTTGATGGCTATGGCCGCCCCCTCTTTGCCTACGGGACCACTAACCACGAAAACTGTGAACGCAAACTCTCCTGTTCTGCCAAATGCCTGTACTATTACGGCTGCAGAGGGAGGACAACCTATAACAACTGCTCTTTGGTGAAGTTCAATAATATTGTGAACACTCCCGGTTCTCCTGACGGGTGCTGGCCAGTGCAGGTCAATGCCCCCTGTTATGGGTGCAGCGAGCCGCGTTTCTGGGACCGCAGCAATTTCTTCTTATATAACGGTCATTACATTAATGCTTGTGAGCCAGTAGGCCCATGA
- the rho gene encoding transcription termination factor Rho: MNLQELKGKKINDLAAIAKSLNIEGASSLRKQDLIFAILNAQTEKNGMIFGEGVLETLPDGFGFLRSPDYNYLPGPDDIYVSPSQIRRFNLQTGDTVSGQIRPPKEGERYFALLKVESVNFESPEVARDKILFDNLTPLYPLEKLKLETAPDNMPTRVMELTSPIGKGQRGLIVAPPRTGKTMLIQNIANSIAENHPEVYLIVLLIDERPEEVTDMQRSVKGEVVSSTFDEPATRHVQVAEMVIEKAKRLVEHKRDVVILLDSITRLARAYNTVLPPSGKILTGGVDANALQKPKRFFGAARNIEEGGSLTIIASALIDTGSKMDEVIFEEFKGTGNMEVHLDRKLVEKRTFPAIDINKSGTRKEELLIEKVALNRIWILRKVLHPMNVVDSMEFLLDKLSETKTNQEFLDSMSK, encoded by the coding sequence ATGAACTTACAGGAACTTAAAGGCAAAAAAATTAATGATCTTGCGGCTATTGCAAAAAGCCTCAATATCGAAGGGGCGTCAAGCCTGCGTAAGCAGGATCTGATCTTTGCCATTCTCAACGCCCAGACTGAAAAGAATGGGATGATTTTTGGCGAGGGGGTTCTGGAAACGCTTCCTGATGGGTTTGGGTTCCTTCGCTCTCCTGATTATAACTATCTCCCTGGCCCCGACGATATTTATGTTTCTCCAAGCCAGATCCGTCGCTTCAACCTCCAGACTGGAGACACTGTGTCCGGACAGATCCGGCCGCCTAAGGAGGGGGAGCGCTATTTTGCCTTGCTTAAAGTCGAGTCCGTCAACTTTGAGTCCCCGGAAGTGGCCAGGGATAAAATACTTTTCGATAACCTTACGCCGCTTTACCCTCTTGAAAAACTGAAGCTGGAAACTGCTCCGGACAATATGCCGACCAGGGTAATGGAATTGACCTCTCCGATCGGCAAAGGTCAGCGAGGGTTGATTGTTGCTCCTCCGCGCACCGGCAAGACCATGCTGATCCAGAATATTGCAAATTCCATTGCCGAGAATCACCCAGAGGTCTACCTGATCGTTCTGCTGATTGATGAGCGCCCTGAAGAGGTGACTGACATGCAGCGTTCTGTGAAGGGAGAGGTTGTTTCGTCGACGTTTGATGAGCCAGCCACCCGGCACGTTCAGGTCGCGGAAATGGTGATTGAAAAGGCCAAGCGGCTGGTGGAACATAAACGTGATGTCGTGATTCTGCTGGATTCAATTACGCGTCTGGCACGAGCCTACAATACCGTTCTTCCGCCTTCAGGCAAGATTCTGACCGGAGGTGTTGATGCTAATGCTCTCCAGAAGCCAAAGCGGTTCTTTGGTGCCGCCCGGAATATTGAAGAAGGTGGATCGTTGACAATCATCGCTTCAGCGTTGATCGACACGGGAAGCAAGATGGACGAGGTTATTTTCGAAGAGTTCAAGGGAACCGGCAATATGGAGGTTCATCTCGACCGCAAACTGGTTGAAAAGCGGACGTTCCCTGCCATCGACATAAACAAGTCCGGTACGAGAAAAGAAGAGTTGCTCATCGAAAAAGTTGCGCTAAACCGCATCTGGATTCTTAGAAAAGTGCTGCATCCTATGAATGTGGTGGACAGCATGGAGTTCCTTCTGGACAAGCTTTCGGAAACAAAAACGAACCAGGAGTTTTTGGATTCAATGAGCAAGTAA
- a CDS encoding nickel-dependent hydrogenase large subunit: MSSKIVIDPITRIEGHLRVETEVADGQVIKAWSTGTLFRGIEPILKNRDPRDAWMITQRVCGVCTYVHGITSIRAVENSIDSFFTVPENARIIRNLLGGAQFVHDHIVHFYALHLLDWVDVTRAIAATDMDAVVTADQAISSSRTRDAAFFADVKQRLSDIAGSGQLGPLANGYWGHSGYTNLSPELSLIMMADYLDALRIQTRIIKIHALLGGKNPHPQSMLIGGVSLDLAMDESQWSALYSDLNNLCYEAKTFVDTFYLPDVAVIASAYPEYRAIGGTDNLLCFGGVADLSSAGDLMFPRGAIFNRATGSVQAVNEAAITEHVARSWYAGSAALNPASGATAPSYTGLDLDEKYSWLKAPRYNGQPMEVGPLARVMVAYGLGAVPAITQLVGDFLANTGMALSDMYSTIGRTAARAIETKFIIDSMYADWVNELMNRINPQFTTDTVGRVGFTLPPQPTCSGSFLTEAPRGALGHWVSYSSGGGNPQIVNYQMVVPSTWNFGPRDLSDVAGPVEQALIGTPVVNQQQPLEVLRTVHSFDPCIACAVH; the protein is encoded by the coding sequence ATGTCAAGCAAGATTGTGATAGATCCGATTACCCGCATCGAGGGTCATCTGAGGGTGGAAACAGAGGTAGCCGATGGCCAGGTAATTAAAGCCTGGAGCACAGGGACTCTCTTCCGGGGGATTGAGCCGATCCTGAAAAACCGCGATCCGCGTGATGCCTGGATGATTACCCAAAGGGTCTGCGGAGTCTGCACCTATGTACACGGAATTACGTCGATCAGAGCTGTTGAGAATTCAATTGACTCCTTTTTTACTGTTCCCGAAAATGCCCGAATCATTCGTAACCTCCTTGGAGGTGCTCAGTTCGTCCACGACCACATCGTCCACTTTTACGCCCTCCACCTCCTTGACTGGGTTGATGTTACCAGGGCCATTGCGGCTACCGATATGGACGCGGTGGTCACAGCAGACCAGGCAATATCGTCCAGCCGCACACGAGATGCCGCTTTTTTTGCCGATGTAAAGCAAAGGCTTTCGGACATTGCCGGCAGCGGCCAGCTCGGCCCCCTGGCAAACGGCTACTGGGGGCATTCCGGATACACCAACCTCTCTCCGGAACTCAGCCTGATCATGATGGCCGATTACTTGGATGCGCTTCGTATCCAGACGCGGATCATCAAGATTCACGCACTCTTGGGCGGCAAGAATCCTCACCCCCAAAGCATGTTGATCGGGGGGGTGTCGTTGGACCTGGCGATGGACGAATCCCAATGGTCTGCTTTGTACTCTGACCTTAACAATCTCTGTTATGAGGCAAAGACCTTCGTTGATACTTTTTATCTCCCGGATGTTGCGGTTATTGCCTCCGCATACCCTGAATACAGAGCCATCGGCGGCACGGATAACCTCCTTTGCTTTGGCGGCGTTGCCGATCTCTCTTCTGCGGGTGACCTGATGTTCCCGCGTGGCGCTATTTTCAACAGAGCGACTGGTTCAGTGCAGGCGGTGAACGAGGCCGCAATCACGGAACATGTGGCGCGGAGCTGGTACGCCGGTTCTGCGGCGCTGAATCCTGCCAGTGGAGCAACGGCCCCATCATATACCGGGCTTGATCTCGATGAAAAATATAGCTGGCTCAAAGCCCCTCGTTACAACGGCCAACCAATGGAGGTCGGCCCTCTGGCACGTGTCATGGTTGCCTACGGTCTGGGGGCTGTACCGGCCATTACCCAACTTGTTGGTGATTTTCTTGCCAATACCGGCATGGCACTGTCTGACATGTATTCGACCATCGGCCGCACTGCTGCCCGAGCCATCGAAACAAAATTTATCATCGACAGTATGTATGCTGACTGGGTCAATGAACTTATGAATAGGATAAACCCTCAATTTACCACTGATACTGTCGGTCGGGTCGGTTTTACCTTGCCTCCTCAACCTACCTGTAGTGGTTCCTTTCTCACTGAGGCGCCGCGCGGGGCCTTGGGGCATTGGGTTAGCTACTCTTCCGGTGGAGGCAATCCGCAGATCGTCAATTACCAGATGGTTGTTCCTTCCACCTGGAACTTTGGGCCACGAGATCTGAGCGATGTGGCGGGACCTGTGGAGCAGGCTCTCATCGGTACTCCGGTTGTCAATCAGCAGCAGCCGCTGGAAGTTCTCCGGACGGTGCATTCTTTTGACCCTTGCATCGCTTGTGCTGTCCACTAA